A region from the Wansuia hejianensis genome encodes:
- a CDS encoding ATP-dependent Clp protease ATP-binding subunit, translating to MKTAQEAYSERVLQMFQLSLQFAAHMGCGFVGSEHLLWAMTQDQGKAGRILRRYGVNGELISEYLQEYGEKDDADSGVQAIQMSGEAEQLLRRAAEIAENQAQEVMEPEDLLAAMLEGEDSAGAQILQSLDIDPEQLQKELKQVSDTVGETAAPPAEVKGRKGQGEENLSKYGRDITQKAREGGFDPVIGREDVVERLVQVLSRRTKNNPVLIGEPGVGKTAVAEGLAQRIASELIPQNLKNRRIISLDLVGMVSGARFRGDFEERMKAFLEEAEAAGDVILFLDELHTLIGAGASSGDAMDAANILKPVLARGGLQVIGATTRAEYRKYVEKDAALERRFQPVLVEEPSQEEAVNILRGLRGRYEDFHGLEITDEAVKASVELSARYIPDRYLPDKAIDLMDEAASRIRTRSMTVPPHLQALEEEIQDVCARKKKAAALQEYERAAVLRDEQTELEKTLKNRQELWQKEQGSQVTAEDIAQVVSAWTKIPVTMLTKEESQRLRSLEETLHRRVIGQEEAVTAVARAIRRGRTGVADPNRPIGSFLFLGPTGVGKTELCRALAEVMFQDENAIIRMDMSEYMEKHTVARLVGPPPGYVGYEEGGQLTEQVRKRPYSIVLFDEIEKAHPDVWNALLQILDDGRLTDGQGRTVSFKNTIIVLTSNVGARDILGRKSLGFAGAAQDSETRSAEEIRSAVMEEVKMTFSPEFLNRLDEIIVFRQLGREDIRAIARGLTERLSARMAGKGIRLVVEDSAVDVLAAKGFDPIYGARPLKRSIQSVLQNAVADQILEGGFEKEDEIVASGREEDICLAVRRNS from the coding sequence ATGAAAACTGCACAGGAAGCGTATAGTGAACGCGTGCTGCAGATGTTTCAGCTGTCCCTGCAGTTTGCGGCTCATATGGGCTGCGGATTCGTAGGGAGTGAGCATCTGCTGTGGGCGATGACTCAGGATCAGGGAAAAGCCGGAAGGATACTCAGGAGATACGGAGTAAACGGCGAGCTGATCAGTGAGTATTTACAGGAATATGGAGAAAAGGATGATGCAGACAGCGGAGTCCAGGCGATTCAGATGTCGGGAGAGGCGGAGCAGCTTCTGAGACGGGCCGCGGAGATAGCTGAGAATCAGGCTCAGGAGGTAATGGAGCCTGAAGATCTGCTGGCTGCCATGTTAGAAGGTGAGGACAGCGCGGGAGCGCAAATATTACAGTCGCTGGATATTGACCCGGAACAATTGCAGAAGGAACTCAAGCAGGTAAGTGATACGGTGGGGGAAACAGCCGCTCCTCCCGCAGAGGTGAAGGGCAGGAAAGGACAGGGAGAAGAAAATCTGTCCAAGTATGGGCGGGATATCACACAGAAGGCCCGTGAAGGAGGATTTGATCCTGTAATTGGGCGGGAGGATGTGGTCGAGCGGTTGGTACAGGTGCTTTCCAGGCGTACGAAGAATAACCCTGTGTTAATCGGAGAGCCTGGCGTTGGAAAAACTGCTGTCGCAGAGGGGCTGGCCCAGCGTATCGCCAGCGAGCTGATTCCGCAGAACCTGAAGAACAGACGTATTATATCACTGGATCTGGTGGGCATGGTGTCCGGCGCCCGGTTCCGCGGGGATTTTGAGGAACGGATGAAAGCATTTCTGGAAGAGGCTGAGGCAGCAGGAGATGTGATTCTGTTTCTGGATGAACTGCATACACTGATCGGTGCGGGAGCGAGCAGCGGGGACGCCATGGATGCAGCCAACATCCTGAAGCCAGTGCTGGCCCGGGGTGGGCTGCAGGTGATTGGCGCCACCACACGGGCAGAGTACAGGAAATATGTGGAAAAGGATGCCGCTCTGGAACGCAGGTTTCAGCCTGTCCTGGTAGAGGAGCCGTCTCAGGAGGAGGCAGTGAATATCCTCAGGGGGCTTAGAGGCCGTTATGAAGATTTCCATGGACTGGAGATCACAGATGAAGCTGTGAAGGCTTCGGTAGAATTGTCGGCCCGCTATATTCCTGACAGGTATCTGCCGGATAAGGCCATTGATCTGATGGATGAGGCAGCCTCCCGTATCCGGACGCGGAGCATGACGGTTCCGCCGCATCTGCAGGCCCTGGAGGAAGAGATCCAGGATGTCTGTGCGAGGAAGAAGAAAGCGGCGGCCCTGCAGGAATATGAACGGGCTGCCGTTCTGCGGGATGAGCAGACAGAGCTGGAAAAGACGCTGAAGAACCGGCAGGAGCTCTGGCAGAAGGAGCAGGGAAGCCAGGTGACCGCTGAAGACATAGCCCAAGTGGTTTCGGCCTGGACGAAGATTCCCGTCACCATGCTGACGAAAGAGGAAAGCCAGAGGCTGAGGTCGCTGGAGGAGACGCTGCACAGGCGTGTGATCGGGCAGGAAGAAGCTGTGACGGCTGTGGCCCGTGCCATACGGCGGGGCAGGACAGGGGTTGCAGATCCCAACCGTCCGATCGGTTCCTTTCTGTTTTTAGGTCCGACCGGCGTGGGTAAGACAGAGCTGTGCCGGGCGCTGGCTGAGGTGATGTTCCAGGATGAAAACGCGATTATCCGGATGGACATGTCGGAATATATGGAAAAGCATACAGTTGCCAGGCTGGTAGGACCTCCGCCCGGTTATGTGGGGTATGAGGAAGGCGGACAGCTGACCGAGCAGGTGAGGAAAAGGCCCTACAGCATAGTTTTATTTGATGAAATAGAAAAGGCCCATCCAGACGTGTGGAACGCGCTGCTTCAGATTCTGGATGACGGCCGCCTGACGGACGGACAGGGACGTACCGTCAGCTTTAAGAATACGATCATTGTCCTGACTTCCAATGTGGGGGCAAGGGATATCCTGGGCAGGAAATCCCTCGGCTTTGCCGGGGCCGCCCAGGATAGCGAGACACGGTCGGCGGAAGAGATCCGCAGTGCGGTTATGGAAGAAGTGAAGATGACATTTTCACCGGAATTCCTGAACCGGCTGGATGAAATCATTGTTTTCCGCCAGCTGGGACGGGAAGATATCCGGGCCATTGCCCGGGGGCTGACAGAACGTCTGTCTGCCAGAATGGCGGGAAAAGGAATCAGGCTGGTTGTAGAGGACAGCGCCGTAGATGTGCTGGCTGCCAAAGGCTTTGATCCTATATATGGAGCGAGACCGTTGAAGAGATCTATCCAGTCGGTGCTGCAGAACGCGGTCGCGGATCAGATTCTGGAAGGCGGTTTTGAGAAGGAAGATGAAATTGTCGCCAGTGGCAGGGAGGAAGATATCTGCCTTGCAGTGCGCCGAAATTCATAA
- a CDS encoding putative ABC transporter permease, protein MTLQNFVYNKNTFSKKTWAAIFFGIFFSGGIFGFIYETIFYIINNGALTRRGTCFGPWIEIYGFGGLIIFIVSYGLRKKPWLVFLMSGLVCGLLEYAAGFAIYTSTGTRSWDYNTEIWNFGNIGGFICLRSVLVFAFAGLLLMYVIVPVLIWLLEKIGEKRFFILMTAVGLLFLIDILYNDVLAGIAPVTNAIEFYGKSGWYPIVTGYTMR, encoded by the coding sequence ATGACGCTTCAGAATTTTGTATACAACAAGAATACCTTTAGCAAGAAGACATGGGCCGCGATTTTTTTCGGCATATTTTTTAGCGGAGGGATTTTCGGATTCATATATGAAACTATTTTTTACATCATAAATAATGGAGCGCTCACCAGAAGGGGCACCTGCTTTGGGCCATGGATCGAGATCTACGGGTTCGGAGGCCTGATCATTTTTATCGTTTCCTATGGCCTCAGGAAGAAGCCGTGGCTTGTTTTTCTAATGAGCGGGCTGGTCTGCGGGCTGTTGGAATACGCCGCGGGGTTTGCCATATACACATCCACAGGAACAAGAAGCTGGGATTACAACACTGAAATCTGGAATTTCGGCAATATTGGCGGTTTTATCTGCTTAAGATCCGTTTTGGTCTTCGCTTTTGCAGGGCTGCTCCTTATGTATGTGATAGTGCCCGTTCTGATTTGGCTTTTAGAAAAGATCGGCGAGAAACGATTTTTTATTCTGATGACGGCCGTGGGGCTGCTGTTTCTAATTGACATTCTCTACAATGATGTGCTCGCCGGAATAGCCCCTGTAACTAATGCCATAGAATTTTACGGAAAATCCGGATGGTACCCAATCGTAACCGGATATACAATGAGGTAG
- a CDS encoding sugar phosphate isomerase/epimerase family protein: MLQNQDRRFKLGMHSYTLHLSGFGESWGFQEYGEHHTFEQVKTFEDLVDIAVEVGLDVLHITLVDIQNDISAEHLAACRRYAEEHGIELELNVSFHAPSDPRVNCTIEDSLEIAHTLGCKLVKYSTDVKHPEKSSHSCMCASVVAQLAAIAENFRKAIPLIEKYGLQISIENHCDLFSDEVIWLVEELAHPQIGACCDTINSLMLMEGIESCVRKMAPYVNCVHFCDNRVFADPDGTHSVGTAIGQGNVDCAAIIKILREQAPKQLDTIDLEIELPLSGYSIEEGRKLELKGLRESCEYMYKTLGVGYNAANIYNH; encoded by the coding sequence ATGTTGCAGAATCAAGACCGCAGATTTAAACTGGGCATGCACAGCTATACCCTCCATCTTTCCGGGTTTGGCGAGAGCTGGGGATTTCAGGAATATGGAGAACATCACACTTTTGAGCAGGTAAAAACCTTTGAGGATCTGGTTGATATTGCCGTTGAGGTGGGGCTGGATGTCCTGCATATCACACTGGTTGACATCCAAAACGACATTTCCGCAGAGCATCTGGCCGCGTGCCGCAGATATGCAGAGGAACACGGAATCGAGTTGGAACTGAACGTTTCTTTCCATGCACCCTCTGATCCACGCGTAAACTGTACCATTGAAGATTCTTTGGAAATCGCCCACACTCTGGGATGTAAGCTGGTAAAATACAGCACAGATGTAAAGCATCCGGAGAAATCCTCCCACTCCTGCATGTGTGCATCTGTAGTCGCACAGCTGGCGGCCATAGCTGAAAACTTCCGCAAAGCAATCCCGCTCATTGAAAAGTATGGGCTGCAAATATCTATTGAGAATCACTGTGATCTGTTCTCTGACGAGGTGATCTGGCTGGTCGAAGAGCTGGCCCATCCACAGATCGGCGCCTGCTGCGACACTATCAACTCTCTGATGCTGATGGAGGGAATTGAATCATGTGTCCGCAAGATGGCTCCTTATGTAAACTGTGTCCATTTTTGCGACAACCGTGTGTTTGCTGATCCGGACGGCACGCATTCTGTGGGTACTGCCATCGGCCAGGGAAACGTTGACTGCGCTGCAATCATAAAAATCCTGCGGGAACAGGCGCCGAAACAGCTGGATACCATTGATCTGGAAATCGAATTGCCTCTGTCCGGTTACTCCATAGAAGAAGGGCGCAAACTGGAGCTAAAGGGGCTGCGGGAATCTTGCGAATATATGTATAAAACATTGGGCGTCGGTTACAACGCAGCAAATATTTACAATCATTAA
- a CDS encoding sigma-54 interaction domain-containing protein, whose product MEYQEIMKVLSDCGLGALVAADDWKICEVNEAAVRLLHGQEHNWLIGKYLFEIAEPLCAEPEQKMYAYIGFNEYLLRCPTPAAHNLPPDCRLIVFRAATRDAQCDMFEHALEQVSDAVIMCDEETRISFLNNACIKMDEVVPGDVIGEKNEDVYEPLDGQELIIPCSIREKQVFLSRRQIYTTRYNKNVDITANTYPIIQNGQVLGGYSIMKDWSAVDSLNKKIIELQAKLIAQSDPGKQRSGKSALSAKYHFNDITHISASIETLIEQCHRAAKSDSSVMIYGETGTGKELFAQSIHNDSRRAKGPFLAINCAAIPENLLEGLLFGTEKGAYTGAEHRQGYFEQANNGTLMLDELNSMNINLQAKLLRVLQDGVVRRVGGASAIHVDVRVLSNLNIPPMQAIEENKLRRDLFYRLGVVNLTIPPLRERKEDIPLLAKQFIMKCNVRLSRNVRGLDPATVDLFNAYSWPGNIRELEHIIEHAINILPDDEPMIKPDYIPKYMSESQSLLHPVSRPAESPALRSSLNSTMQDVERSTICKVLREHGGNISATARVLKMSRQNLQYRIRKYGIQVKELLM is encoded by the coding sequence ATGGAATATCAGGAGATTATGAAAGTGCTGTCAGATTGCGGGCTGGGCGCATTGGTCGCTGCTGACGACTGGAAGATCTGTGAGGTAAATGAGGCGGCTGTCCGGCTGCTGCATGGACAGGAACATAACTGGCTGATCGGCAAGTATCTTTTTGAAATTGCTGAGCCTCTATGTGCAGAGCCAGAGCAAAAAATGTATGCTTACATAGGTTTTAACGAATATCTGCTACGCTGTCCCACTCCCGCGGCACACAATCTGCCGCCTGACTGCCGGCTGATTGTGTTCCGGGCTGCGACTAGAGACGCACAATGCGACATGTTCGAGCACGCCTTAGAACAGGTGAGCGACGCAGTCATCATGTGCGATGAAGAAACGCGGATCAGCTTCCTCAACAATGCCTGCATTAAGATGGATGAGGTTGTTCCAGGTGATGTCATTGGAGAAAAAAATGAAGACGTATACGAACCTTTGGATGGGCAGGAACTGATTATTCCCTGCTCCATCCGGGAAAAGCAGGTATTTCTTTCCAGACGGCAGATTTATACGACCCGCTATAATAAAAACGTGGATATCACCGCCAATACTTATCCTATCATCCAGAATGGCCAGGTACTCGGCGGATATAGCATCATGAAGGACTGGAGCGCCGTCGATTCCCTGAATAAAAAGATCATAGAGCTGCAGGCGAAGTTGATCGCCCAGAGCGATCCGGGAAAGCAGCGCAGCGGAAAGAGCGCGCTGTCTGCTAAGTATCATTTTAACGACATAACCCACATCAGCGCTTCCATCGAAACACTGATTGAACAGTGCCACCGGGCCGCCAAATCAGATTCTTCTGTGATGATATACGGAGAGACGGGAACCGGCAAGGAGCTGTTCGCGCAGAGTATCCACAATGACAGCCGCCGGGCAAAAGGCCCATTTCTTGCAATTAACTGTGCGGCAATTCCTGAAAACCTGCTGGAGGGTCTGTTATTCGGTACGGAAAAAGGCGCCTATACCGGCGCAGAACACAGACAGGGATATTTTGAGCAGGCGAACAACGGCACACTGATGCTCGATGAACTGAACTCCATGAATATTAATTTACAGGCAAAGCTTCTCCGTGTCTTACAGGACGGCGTAGTCCGCCGTGTCGGGGGGGCCTCTGCCATTCACGTAGATGTCCGCGTGCTGTCTAACCTGAATATCCCGCCTATGCAGGCAATTGAGGAAAATAAGCTCAGGCGGGACCTGTTCTACCGTCTCGGCGTTGTCAATCTCACGATCCCGCCCCTGCGTGAACGCAAAGAAGACATTCCCCTGCTTGCCAAACAGTTTATCATGAAGTGCAACGTCAGGCTTTCGCGCAATGTCCGGGGACTGGACCCCGCAACTGTTGATCTGTTCAATGCGTATAGCTGGCCAGGCAACATCCGCGAACTGGAGCATATCATCGAGCATGCGATCAACATTCTCCCGGACGACGAGCCAATGATTAAACCGGATTATATTCCCAAATATATGTCTGAATCACAGTCACTGCTTCACCCTGTGAGCCGCCCGGCAGAATCACCCGCGCTCCGTTCCTCACTGAACAGCACCATGCAGGACGTAGAGCGCAGTACAATTTGCAAAGTCCTCAGGGAGCACGGAGGAAACATTTCAGCAACTGCCCGCGTTCTCAAAATGAGCCGGCAGAATCTACAATACCGTATCAGGAAATACGGAATCCAGGTAAAAGAATTGCTCATGTAA
- the metK gene encoding methionine adenosyltransferase yields the protein MEKRLFTSESVTEGHPDKICDQISDAILDALVAQDPMSRVACETCTTTGVVMVMGEITSKANVDIQQIVRDTITEIGYTRGKYGFDAETCAVITALDKQSADIALGVDKALEAKENTMSDADIDAIGAGDQGMMFGYANNETEEYMPYPIALAHKLALKLTEVRKDGTLPYLRPDGKTQVTVEYDEAGKPFRLDAVVLSTQHGPEISQEQIHEDIKKYVFDPILPKNMIDDDTKFYINPTGRFVIGGPHGDSGLTGRKIIVDTYGGYARHGGGAFSGKDCTKVDRSAAYAARYVAKNLVAAGLADKCEIQLSYAIGVAHPTSVQVETFGTGKLSDEKLTEIVRENFDLRPAGIIKMLDLRRPIYKQTAAYGHFGRNDLDLPWEKLDKTDALKKYL from the coding sequence ATGGAAAAAAGATTGTTTACTTCTGAATCTGTTACTGAAGGCCATCCGGATAAAATCTGTGATCAGATTTCAGACGCGATCCTGGACGCCCTCGTTGCACAGGACCCAATGAGCCGCGTGGCTTGTGAGACCTGTACGACAACAGGTGTGGTCATGGTTATGGGCGAAATTACCTCCAAGGCGAATGTGGATATTCAGCAGATCGTGCGCGACACGATTACGGAGATCGGATATACACGCGGTAAATATGGATTTGACGCGGAAACCTGCGCGGTGATAACAGCGCTGGATAAACAGTCGGCAGATATCGCGCTGGGCGTTGATAAGGCGCTGGAAGCGAAAGAAAATACCATGTCTGACGCGGATATTGATGCAATCGGAGCCGGAGACCAGGGCATGATGTTCGGTTATGCGAATAATGAGACAGAGGAATATATGCCGTATCCGATTGCGCTGGCCCACAAGCTGGCCCTGAAGCTGACAGAGGTCCGCAAAGACGGCACGCTGCCCTATCTCAGACCGGATGGCAAGACTCAGGTTACGGTTGAGTATGACGAGGCCGGTAAACCGTTCCGCCTGGATGCGGTTGTCCTGTCCACGCAGCACGGCCCGGAGATCAGCCAGGAGCAGATCCACGAAGATATCAAAAAATATGTGTTTGATCCGATCCTGCCGAAGAATATGATTGATGATGATACGAAATTCTACATTAATCCCACCGGACGTTTCGTAATCGGCGGACCTCATGGAGATTCCGGACTGACAGGACGGAAAATCATCGTGGATACATACGGTGGATATGCCCGTCACGGCGGCGGCGCTTTCTCCGGCAAGGACTGTACTAAGGTAGACCGTTCCGCAGCTTACGCGGCGCGTTATGTGGCTAAAAACCTGGTGGCTGCAGGATTAGCAGATAAATGTGAGATTCAGCTTTCCTATGCCATCGGCGTAGCCCATCCCACATCCGTCCAGGTTGAAACCTTCGGTACCGGTAAGCTTTCTGATGAGAAGCTGACAGAGATCGTCCGCGAGAACTTCGACCTTCGCCCTGCCGGAATCATCAAGATGCTGGATCTGCGCCGTCCGATCTATAAGCAGACGGCGGCCTATGGACACTTCGGAAGAAATGACCTGGATCTGCCCTGGGAGAAGCTGGATAAAACAGACGCTCTGAAAAAATATTTATAA
- a CDS encoding UvrB/UvrC motif-containing protein, producing the protein MKCQYCKKNEADKVFYVNWMGGIYQIAMCEECMKKMWQKAGAAGQEDTFKKYTGWWPGKLEERKPGERLFPEDAGDLLKRKRQLSALQNRLHEAAEAENYEEAARLRDDIAVIEKEVYSHENCTGSV; encoded by the coding sequence ATGAAGTGCCAGTATTGCAAGAAAAATGAAGCAGATAAAGTGTTTTATGTTAACTGGATGGGCGGTATCTATCAGATTGCCATGTGTGAAGAGTGCATGAAGAAGATGTGGCAGAAGGCTGGCGCAGCAGGCCAGGAAGATACCTTTAAGAAATATACCGGCTGGTGGCCGGGGAAACTGGAGGAACGGAAGCCGGGAGAGCGGCTGTTTCCTGAAGATGCGGGAGATCTGCTGAAGAGGAAACGCCAGCTGTCCGCGCTGCAGAACCGCCTTCATGAAGCGGCGGAAGCGGAGAATTACGAAGAAGCGGCACGGCTCAGAGACGATATTGCCGTCATAGAGAAGGAGGTGTATTCCCATGAAAACTGCACAGGAAGCGTATAG
- a CDS encoding DUF2804 domain-containing protein, which yields MEDHKQTEITQPQPLLDDQGHLLNPGYCKRNHYIYNKENIKKHRWRIKEWDYYMISDGRYMTELNFYNISIFAAMIADVIDLKTGKHYNDLVMEPSYPDKYKMSHAADKPFQFSYYKFGRKAEFITDASSHKLFFKGKYRRKDFKIDITGKRLPDQESITVATPFKNPHCFFYTQKLNCIQAGGTIKIAGQTIKYDPKDTYMVMDWGRGVWPWRNTWYWSNGSTVIDGKLFGFELTWGFGDESAATETAVFYDGKCHKIGRVSLEKDPEKERWMKPWHFISEDGRLDLTLTPGYHRSNGLIFLKLIGMKSNQVFGKFNGSVLLDDGTRIEVKEMPAFAEKVYNCW from the coding sequence ATGGAAGATCACAAACAAACAGAAATAACGCAGCCGCAGCCCCTGCTGGACGATCAGGGGCATTTGTTAAATCCCGGATACTGCAAACGGAATCACTACATCTACAATAAGGAAAACATCAAAAAGCACAGATGGAGAATTAAAGAGTGGGATTATTATATGATCTCCGACGGCCGTTATATGACCGAGCTCAATTTTTATAACATTTCTATATTCGCCGCTATGATCGCAGATGTCATTGATCTGAAGACAGGGAAGCATTACAATGACCTGGTGATGGAACCATCTTATCCCGATAAATATAAAATGAGCCATGCGGCAGACAAACCGTTTCAATTTTCCTATTACAAATTCGGCAGAAAAGCGGAGTTTATCACGGATGCCTCTTCTCATAAGCTGTTTTTTAAGGGAAAATATAGAAGAAAAGATTTCAAAATAGATATCACTGGCAAAAGGCTTCCGGACCAGGAAAGTATCACGGTGGCCACTCCGTTTAAAAATCCTCATTGCTTTTTCTATACCCAAAAGCTCAACTGTATCCAGGCAGGCGGAACGATAAAAATAGCCGGTCAGACAATCAAATATGACCCAAAGGACACCTATATGGTGATGGACTGGGGAAGAGGCGTCTGGCCCTGGAGAAATACATGGTACTGGTCAAACGGCAGCACAGTCATTGATGGAAAGCTGTTTGGGTTTGAGCTTACCTGGGGTTTCGGTGACGAAAGCGCGGCAACGGAAACCGCCGTATTTTACGACGGCAAATGTCATAAGATAGGAAGGGTCAGCCTGGAAAAGGATCCAGAAAAGGAAAGGTGGATGAAACCCTGGCATTTCATCTCAGAGGACGGCCGGCTTGACCTCACACTCACGCCGGGATATCACCGGAGCAATGGGCTGATATTCCTAAAATTAATAGGAATGAAAAGTAATCAGGTGTTCGGGAAATTTAACGGATCTGTGCTTCTGGACGACGGCACAAGGATCGAGGTAAAAGAAATGCCGGCATTTGCTGAAAAGGTCTATAATTGCTGGTAA